Proteins from a single region of Corynebacterium pseudogenitalium:
- the nrdE gene encoding class 1b ribonucleoside-diphosphate reductase subunit alpha, with product MLDYHTLNALLNLYDENGQIQFDKDREAANQFFLQHVNQNTVYFHDLEEKMKYLVDNKYYEPEVIEAYDWEFVKDTFKRAYAFKFRFKSFLGAYKYYTSYTLKTFDGRRYLERFEDRVAMTALFLADGREEVASALVDEIMTGRFQPATPTFLNAGKAQRGELVSCFLLRIEDNMESIGRAINSSLQLSKRGGGVALLLSNIREAGAPIKHIENQSSGVIPVMKLLEDSFSYANQLGARQGAGAVYLNAHHPDIMKFLDTKRENADEKIRIKTLSLGVVVPDITFELAKRNDDMYLFSPYDVERVYGVPFADISVTEKYEEMVEDPRIHKSKINARQFFQTLAEIQFESGYPYIMFEDTANRANPVKTGRINMSNLCSEILQVNSPSELNADLTYAKVGHDISCNLGSLNIAMAMDSDDFSRTVETAIRGLTAVADKTSIDSVPSIREGNDASHAIGLGQMNLHGFLGREHIHYGSEEGLDFTNAYFAAVMYECIKASHKIAVETGEKFEDFERSEYATGEFFDRYNPEDFQPKTEKVKALFEKSTIAVPTAEEWAALKEAVARDGIYNRYLQAIPPTGSISYINNSTSSIHPIASKIEIRKEGKIGRVYYPAPHLNNENTEYFDDAYEIGFEKIVDTYAVATKYVDQGLSLTLFFKDTVTTRDLNRAQIYAWRKGIKSLYYIRLRQMALEGTEIEGCVSCML from the coding sequence TAAGGACCGCGAGGCTGCGAATCAGTTCTTCCTGCAGCACGTGAACCAGAACACGGTGTACTTCCACGACCTCGAAGAGAAGATGAAGTACCTGGTGGACAACAAGTACTACGAGCCCGAGGTTATTGAGGCATATGACTGGGAGTTCGTGAAGGACACGTTCAAGCGTGCGTATGCCTTTAAGTTCCGCTTCAAGTCCTTCCTGGGCGCGTACAAGTACTACACCTCCTACACGCTGAAGACATTCGACGGTCGCCGTTACCTCGAGCGCTTCGAGGACCGCGTGGCGATGACCGCGCTCTTCCTCGCCGACGGTAGGGAAGAGGTCGCATCCGCGCTCGTCGACGAGATTATGACGGGCCGCTTCCAGCCGGCGACGCCGACATTCCTCAACGCAGGCAAGGCGCAGCGCGGCGAGCTCGTGTCTTGCTTCCTGCTGCGCATCGAGGACAATATGGAGTCCATCGGCCGTGCGATTAACTCCTCGTTGCAGCTGTCGAAGCGCGGCGGCGGCGTAGCGTTGCTGCTGTCGAACATTCGTGAGGCCGGCGCGCCCATTAAGCACATCGAGAACCAGTCGTCTGGTGTGATTCCAGTGATGAAGCTGCTGGAGGACTCCTTCTCCTACGCAAACCAGCTCGGCGCACGCCAGGGCGCAGGTGCTGTGTATCTCAACGCGCACCACCCTGACATCATGAAGTTCCTGGACACCAAGCGCGAAAACGCTGACGAGAAGATTCGTATTAAAACGCTCTCGCTGGGCGTCGTCGTCCCAGACATCACCTTTGAGCTGGCGAAGCGTAACGACGACATGTACCTGTTCTCGCCGTACGACGTCGAGCGCGTCTACGGCGTTCCGTTCGCCGACATCTCCGTCACCGAGAAGTACGAAGAGATGGTGGAAGACCCGCGCATCCACAAGTCGAAGATTAATGCGCGTCAGTTCTTCCAGACGCTGGCGGAGATCCAGTTCGAGTCCGGCTACCCGTACATCATGTTCGAGGACACCGCGAACCGAGCGAACCCGGTCAAGACTGGCCGCATTAACATGTCCAACTTGTGCTCCGAGATCCTGCAGGTCAATTCCCCGTCGGAGCTCAACGCTGACCTGACGTACGCGAAGGTCGGCCACGATATTTCCTGCAACCTTGGCTCCTTGAACATTGCGATGGCGATGGATTCCGACGACTTCTCCCGCACCGTCGAGACCGCAATCCGCGGTCTTACGGCGGTGGCGGACAAGACGTCGATTGACTCGGTGCCGTCGATCCGTGAGGGTAACGACGCCTCCCACGCCATCGGCCTGGGCCAGATGAACCTGCACGGATTCCTTGGCCGCGAGCACATCCACTACGGCTCAGAGGAAGGCCTCGACTTCACGAACGCCTACTTCGCGGCCGTGATGTACGAGTGCATCAAGGCATCGCACAAGATCGCAGTGGAGACGGGCGAGAAGTTCGAAGACTTCGAGCGCTCCGAGTACGCCACCGGCGAGTTCTTCGACCGCTACAACCCGGAGGATTTCCAGCCGAAGACGGAGAAGGTCAAGGCGCTGTTCGAAAAGTCGACGATTGCAGTGCCGACGGCCGAAGAATGGGCAGCACTGAAAGAAGCGGTCGCTCGCGACGGCATCTACAACCGCTACCTGCAGGCAATCCCGCCGACCGGCTCGATTTCTTACATTAACAACTCAACCTCCTCGATCCACCCAATCGCGTCGAAGATCGAGATCCGTAAGGAAGGCAAGATCGGTCGCGTCTACTACCCGGCACCGCACCTGAACAACGAGAACACCGAGTACTTCGACGACGCCTACGAGATCGGCTTCGAGAAGATCGTCGACACCTACGCTGTCGCTACGAAATACGTCGACCAGGGCCTGTCGCTGACCCTGTTCTTCAAGGACACGGTGACGACGCGCGACCTGAACCGCGCGCAGATCTACGCATGGCGCAAGGGAATTAAGTCCCTGTACTACATCCGCCTGCGCCAGATGGCCCTGGAGGGCACCGAGATCGAGGGCTGCGTATCCTGCATGCTGTAA
- the nrdF gene encoding class 1b ribonucleoside-diphosphate reductase subunit beta gives MTEEYLGYLQAHKEPMKAINWNEIPDEKDLEVWDRLTGNFWLPEKIPVSNDIPSWNTLTDDEQLSTMRVFANLTLLDTLQGTVGAVSLLPDAKTLHEEAVYTNIAFMESVHAKSYSNIFMTLASTPQINEAFRWTEENKEVQRKAKIVESYYRGDDPMKKKVASVMLESFLFYSGFYLPLNWAVHSKLTNTADIIRLIIRDEAVHGYYIGYKYQVGLRDESPERQEELKEYAFDILYDLYENEIQYTEDIYDPLGWTEDVKRFLRYNANKALNNLGYEGLFPVDEARVSPAILASLSPNADENHDFFSGSGSSYVIGKAEETEDDDWDF, from the coding sequence ATGACTGAAGAGTATCTTGGCTACCTGCAGGCTCATAAGGAGCCGATGAAGGCGATTAACTGGAACGAAATCCCTGATGAGAAGGACCTCGAGGTGTGGGACCGCCTCACGGGTAACTTCTGGCTCCCAGAAAAGATTCCTGTTTCGAATGACATTCCGAGCTGGAACACGCTGACTGATGATGAGCAGCTTTCCACGATGCGCGTGTTCGCAAACCTGACGCTACTGGATACGCTGCAGGGCACCGTCGGTGCGGTATCTCTGCTGCCGGACGCGAAGACGCTGCACGAAGAGGCCGTCTATACGAATATTGCGTTCATGGAGTCCGTACACGCCAAGTCCTACTCGAACATTTTCATGACGCTGGCGTCCACTCCGCAGATTAATGAGGCGTTCCGCTGGACAGAAGAAAACAAAGAGGTGCAGCGCAAGGCTAAGATTGTAGAGTCCTACTACCGTGGCGACGACCCAATGAAGAAGAAGGTCGCCTCCGTCATGCTGGAGTCCTTCCTCTTCTACTCGGGCTTCTACCTGCCTTTGAACTGGGCGGTGCACTCGAAGCTGACGAACACCGCGGACATTATCCGCCTGATCATCCGCGATGAGGCCGTGCATGGTTACTACATTGGTTACAAGTATCAGGTTGGTCTGCGCGACGAGTCCCCGGAGCGCCAGGAGGAGCTCAAGGAGTACGCCTTCGATATTCTCTACGACCTGTACGAGAACGAGATTCAGTACACGGAAGATATCTACGATCCGCTGGGCTGGACCGAGGACGTGAAGCGTTTCCTGCGCTACAACGCGAACAAGGCCCTCAATAACCTGGGCTACGAGGGGCTTTTTCCGGTCGATGAGGCTCGCGTTTCGCCGGCGATCCTGGCGTCGCTATCGCCAAACGCGGATGAGAATCACGACTTCTTCTCTGGCTCGGGTTCCTCGTACGTCATTGGCAAGGCCGAGGAGACCGAGGACGATGACTGGGACTTCTAA
- a CDS encoding FadR/GntR family transcriptional regulator: MPLTLDPAESAEGPLLTKVLDELGGEIVSGTMAPGERFTLQDLSSRFGISRTVAREAMRALEQLGLVSSSRRVGIKVLPEEHWAVFDQAVIRWRLSSEAHRAKQIVSLDQLRKAVEPVAAALAATNATKEQAQELKALAEQLMELSEAGQGNTDAFLEADKRFHTLILECSGNEMFSTLTLPILYVLEGRTRYGIMPNDPHLDAMAYHLKVAEAIQSGDSTGAENASWSLLRGVDGFVEF, encoded by the coding sequence ATGCCTCTCACCCTCGATCCTGCCGAATCCGCCGAAGGACCTCTTCTGACCAAGGTGCTCGACGAGCTTGGGGGCGAGATTGTATCGGGGACAATGGCGCCGGGAGAGCGCTTTACGCTCCAGGATCTTTCCAGCCGGTTTGGGATTTCGCGCACAGTCGCGCGTGAGGCAATGCGCGCGCTGGAGCAGCTCGGGCTTGTGAGCTCCTCTCGCAGAGTCGGCATTAAGGTGCTGCCGGAAGAACACTGGGCTGTCTTTGACCAGGCGGTGATCCGTTGGCGTCTCAGCAGCGAAGCGCACCGAGCGAAGCAGATCGTGTCACTCGACCAGTTGCGCAAGGCAGTCGAGCCGGTCGCAGCAGCGCTCGCAGCGACGAACGCAACGAAGGAACAAGCACAGGAACTCAAGGCGCTCGCCGAACAGCTCATGGAGCTCTCCGAAGCTGGACAGGGCAACACGGACGCGTTCCTCGAGGCGGATAAACGTTTTCACACCTTAATATTGGAGTGCTCCGGCAACGAGATGTTTAGCACCCTCACCCTTCCCATTCTGTACGTGCTTGAAGGGCGCACCCGCTACGGCATCATGCCGAACGACCCACACCTTGATGCAATGGCATACCACCTGAAAGTGGCAGAAGCCATCCAATCCGGCGACTCAACAGGAGCAGAAAACGCATCCTGGAGCCTTCTGCGCGGAGTGGACGGCTTCGTCGAGTTCTAA